A window of Oryza glaberrima chromosome 2, OglaRS2, whole genome shotgun sequence genomic DNA:
AAAGGAGCAAttcacatacttcctccgtttcacaatgtaagtcattctagcatttcccacattcatattaatgttaatgaatctagatagatagatatgcctagattcattaacatcaatataaatgtgggaaatgctagaatgacttatattgtgaaacggagggagtagtagttaagCTCATTCCAGTTAACAATAATACTGAAAGTCTCTTGGACATGATCTTCCAAACATTTATAAGTTTTATTGTAGTGAAGTAAATCAAGTTATATAATTGAGCCATTAGTAAAAGTAAGGGATGTACACAAACTTTTGCTAGTGTATGACGACAAGAAAGTATGGGTGTACAAAAACCAGTACTGGTCACATTGGTAACCGTCGGCAAAGCTCTCCAACTACCGAGTGCCAACTCTTCCATGCAAACACGCGAGCCCTATACTAGGCGCCAAACCGTTTACTAAAGGAAAAGATGAGTACAGTTATTGCTGCCAAATGTGGATTGTCCTATTAAATGTTACCACCTTAGCATGGACGTCTCAGTGAGACCAGTAAAACATAACCCGAATAATTAGTTGATTAAGAGTTGGCCGTcatattacatacctaactaactATACAAGAAATGTGCAACCAAAGATGAATTAGAACTGACCTGCATCTGGTCTCCTCTCTACTGTTGACTGATATGACAAAGTGTTTCTGTCAAAATGTAACCAAGAGCATAAATAGAAAAAGTTAGAACGGTTTGGTTGAGGAACCTTGATTAGCTAAATCATTCACAACTGAAAAGCTAAACAGATAGGAATCGTAATTCCCTGTCCGCTCCATCAATAAATTCATAACAGACTCAATTTCTAGTTATCGCAAACCCAATCTGGTTCTCTAAATGTAATAATAGCCTAATCCAATGTCTTCGAGATACATTCCCTGCGATACGCCATCCATACGTTAAAGCTGCTGTGTGCTGTCTACATGTAGAGCGCTCTAAATATAATAAACGAAACCCCGTGTATACACTACTAATCCAAATGGTTCCTACCCCCCATCTCCCCCAATCTGGAGATTTTGCCGACGGGGATCATGGCAGCAGTCGGCGAGCCGCACTGCCCTCCGGGCTCCCGATAACCCAACAACCCCCGGAAGGCACTGGGCCTCCGACCATGGCTTCCACCGCAAATCCACACCAGATATCAGCTTCGAGAGTCTAATACAACAATTCCCCACACCCGGCAGCCATCGCTTTCCTCAACGCCGCCAAATCCCTAGCCGATCTACCCATGAAAGACACATCACGGATACATCCGAATATCGCGGTGgcaagggaagaaatcaagCGTACGTACCAGCTCGCAGCTCCCCTCCCCGGAGCTCGATCCCGGCGTGGGGAAAGTCGCGTCGTCAGAGGGGCTCGGACCGGACAGGAGGACGAACGGGAAGACGCGCAGCCGTTGGCCCGTGGGGAAGAAGTtatgaggaggaagacgacgtgACGGGGAGGTGGGTGAGTCATGGGCTGACCCAATAACAGATGGGCCAGATTTCCGGCCCAAGACCCACCACCTTCTTGCGGagcaatccatccatccagtctctttctctctctcctcttcttccttggcGAGTTGTGCTctgcctccctctcccttcccacGCCGTCTCGCCGCAATCGCTCGCTCGGTCGCCTCCTCTTCCGCCGCGAGACACGAAGAGCAGCAGCTCACAGGTAGGCCTGCGCGTCGGCGGCCATGGGAGACAGCCAGTACTCCTTCTCCCTCACCACCTTCAGGTATGTGCTGCCttgcgcctccctcgcccggaGAGCGGGCGTGATCTGGTGCGGTTTCGGTTTCGTCATCTGTGGTTTTTGTGGCGATTTCGTTTGCAGCCCGTCGGGGAAGCTGGTGCAGATCGAGCACGCGCTCACCGCGGTCGGATCCGGCCAGACGTCCCTCGGGATCAAAGGTGCGTCCCGTGAAGCAATCCCTTCTCTATACTTCTATTGCGTTATGAGAATcgagaaggggaggggaggtttGAGATTTTGGCTGGTTCGGTTCACATGACGAAGTGGCGCTTGTTGGGGATTTTGCACTTTTCGCATAACTTTAGGTCGTTGCAGAGCTTTTATTTGTTCTGGAGACCTGGAGTGTGAAGTTTGCTACGGCTTAGGTTACTAATAGGTGCCATGTTACTTGCATCTGCTATTCTGCTTTAGTGATACTTGGGAATTTTGTAATGTTTGCTTCGTTTTCGCTTACAAATGCTTGTGGATGCcatggaaaatcattattaatCTACATAAATGTATGTCTTGTAACAGCAATGGCAAGTGCTCCCCTTTATAACCACATAAGAAATACAAGCTGCTTGGTTTCATCTGTGATGATGAAGTTTTCTATGCCAATTTACGGCGCTGAATGTATATGCTGACCTAGTTTTCCCATTAGTAGTTGTATGTGTGTGCAGTCTGATCTAGTGCCTATTAGGGTTTGGAAGCCCATTTTAGTATCAGTGCAAAATTCTAATTTGTTTGCCCTGTCAACGTCCACCTTACTGGTAGGTTTACATACCCTTAAAATCAGCTTTTGTTGCCACTTGTCAGTATTTATGCAATTTAAAGTCTTGGGGTTTTAGCCCATGAATTTTGTTTTGGTGtatgaaaaattgaaagaacTATTTGACATGCGTTCTTCACGCTGATAGATGTAATTGTTGTATGTAATAAATTTGTGGTGTAGAACATACTGCATATGTTTTTACCAGATTGTTCTATCATATGTTTTTGTGTAGTTACTGCTCAGAGACTACAGTCTGTTGATTCTCTTCAGTTCCCTTTTAGCCTAGTTTATTGATTCTGAGGTATATTTGTTATGTTTGCAGCTGCTAATGGTGTAGTTATCGCCACTGAGAAGAAATTGCCTTCTATTTTAGTCGATGAAACATCTGTAAGTCTAACATCACTCTTAATGCTGAATTCCTCTTTTAGTGAGTTGCGACATGCTATTCGTTGTTTGTTTCTCAGAAGCACTAATACATAGTTATATGCAAATTCAGGTGCAAAAGATTCAGTCATTGACTCCGAACATTGGAGTTGTCTACAGGTAACCTTTTACATTGGCTTCATTGTTGTAATACATTTCTATTTTGTATATATTATGGTTGTCATGTACATGCTATTGTGAGTTATTCCAACTTGTTATTCTATTAGTTATGTTCTTGATCCTTTATATGAGCACTAGCTGTGCTGTAAGCTTCTACAATTTTAGCAGTACATAGTTCACAGATGAGCTATTGTGTAAGAATATAATGGTAATATAAATAATTGGTTTGAACTGCCTGGTTTTAGTGAACAAGTGACACAGTTCGCCCTGAGAAATTTGCACATATTAATCTTCCCTAAAAAGGCACAAATTAAAAATATCTATCTTGCTCTCCAAACTTTGCAAGAGGATAAGTGCATTGGTATTTTACTGTGTCTTATAGTTATATGCACATCAGATTGCAGTAACTTTGGAAATCCATATCTAGACATTTGAGGCAACTTGGTGAATGAGCATGCAGATCTCTGGATTTTTGTTGATTAGCTTGTAAGGTATTTATAGTTGATCTATTCACTGGACTAAAGCATAAAAAATAGTTCTTCAATCCATCTGCAGCCTTGTACAGTGGTCTGAGAGAACAGCTGCATTCTGTCTTTAAATTATTTGTTAGTTTGTTACATCTCTCAGCTTGCTGCTGTTAATATCAGTTGCAATTCAATAATACATGTTTACTTACCTGTGCATTTCTTTCAGTGGGATGGGTCCCGATTTCCGTGTTCTTGTGAGAAAAAGTCGGAAACAAGCACAGCAGTATTATCGGTTGTACAAGGTGGTTTTTTACAGTTCATTTGATTTATACTtcagataactattgtatgttTTGTAAAgacatatatttttcaataaattgcTATTTCGGATAGCATGCAATTTTTCATGTACGACAGTCATGATCTTTTCCATCATTTACTTATTTCTCATGATTGTTCTTCCTTTTTCTAATGCAGGAAACTATCCCTGTTACTCAGCTTGTCCGAGAAACTGCTGCTGTTATGCAGGAGTTCACACAATCTGGGTATGCTACTTCAGAGTTTTCCATTTCTATCAATGATATTGTTAAATAATATATTCTTGCACTTGTTCGACCTAATTAATTTGTATGGATATATTTGTGGGATATTTTTACTATAACTTAACAGTACCATTCATTCAATATTGTATTCGATAATTCAGATGTTCAGTACCGAAAACTTTCAACATGTACATCACATTGATTTGTGTTGATGCAGAAGCTTGTTAATTGACCTGCTGGGAAGAATATATATGATCTGCTGTGTGAACTTCCACTTGGATTTTCACTGGATGgataaaattttattgaaattgGGCCATTGAGAATTAAATTGCTAATGTAACCAAGCAAGTTGGGTAGTTTCATACCTGTAACACATAGGATTTTCCAGTCATTTGCATTTTATAATTCACTTTGACATCattgaaacaaaaaagaaaaaaaacatcagagGAATAATTAAGACATACATCTTGTTATAAATCACATTACAGGCTATGTGGTAGTTGGTTCTTATGTTGATTGGTGAATCCTGAAGTACAGTTCACTCCTTAaagatatgaatatatgatgtaACCGAATTTCTGAGGCATGACTCACGGCCAACTTGTTTGTTGCAGTGGTGTAAGACCATTTGGAGTATCATTATTGATTGCCGGGTACGATGACAATGGCCCACAGCTGTATCAGGTATGCAGATAGCTGCATGATAGGGGCTCTTTTTTGTTGCAACTGTTTCAAAATTAATGTGTACGTTGACCCTTGTCTCAATAATAAGCTGCAAAGTGTTGTTTGCACAAAGCATCTAATAGCAGATCACCACTATTAGTTGTGCTAGTTTTGTTCTTCTGGACTGAAATTTTACCTGTCAATTTGTCATATTTTGTTATGGTGTAAAATTGGTATAATGCCAGATTTGCTGTATTATTTCTACAGGTTGATCCCTCAGGATCATACTTCTCCTGGAAAGCATCAGCTATGGGGAAAAATGTCTCCAATGCAAAGACATTTCTTGAAAAAAGGTACATAGCATACCACTAATATTGTATTGTACAACACTCTGTTTTCCTCAATCTGATCAGAAATAAAGTGGATTTGTTTACGAGGATATCTTCTTTCCAAAGTTGTATGACTGCACTTGTACTGTTGTTCAACCTCTTTATGTCCTCATTTCAGATACACAGAAGACATGGAGCTTGATGATGCCATCCATACTGCCATTTTGACTCTGAAAGAAGGGTATGTCTTGTAGGTGCTTCTGTTTCTATTTCCGGAACATCCTTACTGAGTTACTGACTGATTCGGGGGTTGCAGATATGAGGGTCAAATCTCAGCCAACAATATTGAAATTGGAGTTATTCGATCTGACCGTGAATTCAAGTATGTCATACAGACTTGATCAAGCTGTTTTTTACTGCCACGTATATGCAATGCAACTTCTGTCTTGTGAACATGCCATAACAATTTTTATTTGTTCCCTACCTTGTTCATCTTGACAGCTATGGGACTTTTAAATCTtcattaatagtcaaagttatagTTCTCTTTTTCCATGTACACCCATGTTGGGTGTAGAGGCTGGGTTTTACCTATCCATCATTATCTTAAAGAAATTATAGTTCTCTCGGTCATGTAGTTGGTATAAGTAGTTTCAAAAGAATTTGTGTCATTTGTGCTTCTACTCAAAgctgtttgatttgatttttccCCCTCATTCAAGTGGTTGCTGACAAGTTACTTTCTGTACAAAATGCAGAGTTCTAACCCCGGCAGAGATCAAGGATTTCTTGGAAGAGGTGGAGTAAATTGTCTGTTGACATTTGATAGTTTACTGTTCTAAGTGACACTCTTGAGCCGTAGTCATGAGGCTTCTTGTCTCTTACCATTTGTCACTTAAACCTATTGTAAACTGATTTGCTTCAGTGATATGCATGAGATGAAGTGGTGAACCTACTTTTGAATCCCCATCGTAAACAAGATATTGTTGGGTGAATGTTGTATTTGGTTCTCTTCTAAGGAGGTATTTGGCGCATATATTGTGTCTCCTCCCGACATATCATTTGCCCTGACAGTACTTGTGAAACAGTCAAAACAGATCACGAAGGAATATCTTGGTTGAGTTTGCATCCGTAAAACATGTGCATGTCTGCGTTACTGCGTAGATGCAAAATAATATGAGCTGTTAAAACATATACAGGAAATAGCTCAGGCCCCATCGTAGTTTCCTCTGTACAgcatttcaaatttcaaattttaaaatttgattttaaagtttttcatagaagtttatttttttacattagcATTTATGCCACTAAGAACACGTATCCATAAATTATCATTATTTTGTTAATATGTCGTATTATCTGAATTTAGCTAAATGATGGGTAGAATTTCTTTAACATGTACTCTagtatttctttaaaaaattcgGTGTAAGGGTATAAAGGCTGATGTGTGAGTGTGCATGTATACATGTGCAAACTTCTCCCCTGgccactactccctccgtgccAATGAAcattgaccgtccgttttatttgaaaaaattatgaaaaaaattaaaaagataagtcacgcataaagtattaatcatgttttatcatctaacaacaatgaaaatactaattataaaaaattttcatataagatagacagtcaaacgttggcacggaaacccacggtttgtcttttttgggatggagggagtatactataAGCAAATGGTTATCACTCCACTGAAAAAATACAGATAAAAATCTCCTGTAAAGTATGGAAAATATACAGAGTTAAAATCTCCTATATACTAATAATTATAAAGTAAACGAAATTAAAAGAAATTGTTAGTCAAGAAACATACTGGTAGGTGGAGGATCGGAAGAGCAGCCGGTACTCGGGTCGTCCACTCGTCCTCTTCCAATCAgtcgcggctgccgccgccgccgccgtcgccgtcgcattCACCCTTTACAATCCGGTCCCCCCACCAAAAACACTCCTCGCGGATGGGGTTGTGCTCCCCGTCCACTCCTCGTCAGCTCCTCTCCACCGTCGCTCTCTTCGCCTTCGGCGCAGGCCTCCTCGCCTACGGCGTCCACCTCTCCTACGCCCACGTCGAGCCCCAGCGGGCGCGCACGCTCGCCCGCGACCAGTTCGTCCGCGATTACCTCAAAAGGAAGTACGACAAGTAGCACACggcctccccccctccccccaacgaGATCCCCTTCCCGCTCAATTTCTTGGGAGGGGTGGGGGAGCGATGGCTTTGGCCCCCGCGAGCTCGGGCAGTGGGCCGGTGGTTACGGAGGTGGAGATgaacgccggcgccgaccaGGGTGCCACCGGCACCGTGCGTGCCACCGTCGTGCAGGCCTGCACCGTGTTCTACGACACCCCTGCGACTCTCGGTGCGTTCTGCCATCTTCGTTtatgctgttgctgctgctgcagctagtATCACCCGCGAGGTGTTCGATTGTTTGTCTCGCCCGTGTGGCTGTTTGGATTAGGTGGTGCGCGCAAGGTGCTTGCTTATTTGTCTCGCCCGCACAGCGACACTAATTTACCCACACGCAAAACACCGGGAGTGAACTGAAACTGGGCAGGAAGTAGGATATCTCCGTGTGCgccaatatttttatttttagaaataagGTCTTACGACCTGGCTTATATTGAAAGCCAAACGGCTGTCTTACTGGGGTTACCTATCCAATCCCTCCCTCTAGTGGATTAACCGAACATGGCCTTAATGAGGTAATTAATGATTTATCTGCAATGATCCTATCTACCTAATCTAGTGGAGAATGAAACAAGTAAATAGTTCAATGGAATTAAAACTGTAAATGTATTATCATATGACATGTTACTTTTTATGAATAAAATCCTAAAGAAACGGGGTAACGATATTATGCTAATTTCTTTAACTGCTTTGCACTGCAGATAAAGCAGAGAAACTGGTAGCTGAAGCAGCTGGATATGGTTCACAGATAGTTCTATTTCCAGAAGTCTTTGTTGGTGGTTACCCTCATGGATCTACCTTTGGACTGACTATTGGCAATCGATCTGCCAAGGGAAAGGAAGACTTCCATAAATATCATGCAGCTGCTATAGATGTGCCTGGTATTCTGAAATAGTTTAGTAATTAATATATCGTTGTCGTACGCTATGTTTATCGAGTGTTTCCAAACCAAGGTCCTTTGCTttatcattttcatttttttttaaagttcagTGCTTTATTTTATTTAGGTTATCAATCTATTAGAAAAGACACtgctattatctaaaaaaaaaagaaaagacactGCTAAATGTGAAGTATAAACCCTGAAATATCAATTTCAACCATGTTCCCTAAATTGTGAAAggtaaaacagaaaaaaaaatgataaggaGACCTAACTCGTGATGCAGATCCCAAGCTGATAATCATATATGATAGCTATGCATTAATGAATAAAAGCATTAGTAACCgcccttttttttctgtagTAATGTTCAGAATTCGTGTTGATCATATCcatcttaactttttttttccgtcaATTAATTCAGTTAAAATACGTCTTACACCATTTTTTAGCTATTCTCCGGTTCTCCCCACTTAATATCTAGCTTTCCTTGCTACAGAGGATATGCACTATGCAGTGCCCCTGCAAGACATTTTACCGACTTCTGTTGAATGCAGGTCCAGAGGTGACCCGCTTAGCTGCATTGGCTGGAAAATACAAGATTTTCTTGGTGATGGGGGTGGTTGAAAGGGTAGGGTACACACTATATAATACAGTGCTCTTCTTTGATCCTCTGGGGAAATACCTCGGGAAACACCGCAAGGTCATGCCTACTGGACTGGAACGAGTGTTTTGGGGGTTTGGGGATGGATCTACTATACCTGTTTATGATACTCCAATAGGGAAGATTGGTGCCGTCATTTGCTGGGAAAACAGAATGCCACTTCTCAGGACAGCAATGTACGCTAAAGGTATTCCTAGTTCTAGCAATATGATATGTTTCTCGACCTGAGCAAGTACTCTGGGTTAAAGTTATATCGATTGGTAATGCAAAGAAGTTAAGACACCACAAAAGGGATACTAGGGTTGTTCATTTGTTAGACACTACtaccttgaaaaaaaaaggagaaatgtACTTTGAGTGACTCTGAAGATGCACCATGTATCATGTGCTTGAGTTTATATTTTACCTGAAGTATCTTCTAcattcatgcaggtgttcagaTATA
This region includes:
- the LOC127763561 gene encoding proteasome subunit alpha type-2; protein product: MGDSQYSFSLTTFSPSGKLVQIEHALTAVGSGQTSLGIKAANGVVIATEKKLPSILVDETSVQKIQSLTPNIGVVYSGMGPDFRVLVRKSRKQAQQYYRLYKETIPVTQLVRETAAVMQEFTQSGGVRPFGVSLLIAGYDDNGPQLYQVDPSGSYFSWKASAMGKNVSNAKTFLEKRYTEDMELDDAIHTAILTLKEGYEGQISANNIEIGVIRSDREFKVLTPAEIKDFLEEVE
- the LOC127762458 gene encoding bifunctional nitrilase/nitrile hydratase NIT4-like, with translation MALAPASSGSGPVVTEVEMNAGADQGATGTVRATVVQACTVFYDTPATLDKAEKLVAEAAGYGSQIVLFPEVFVGGYPHGSTFGLTIGNRSAKGKEDFHKYHAAAIDVPGPEVTRLAALAGKYKIFLVMGVVERVGYTLYNTVLFFDPLGKYLGKHRKVMPTGLERVFWGFGDGSTIPVYDTPIGKIGAVICWENRMPLLRTAMYAKGVQIYCAPTADFSPSWQASMTHIAVEGGCFVLSANQFCRRKNYPPAPEYTFGGLDEEPSPESVIWPGGSSIVSPSGTVLAGPNYEGEGLLTADLDLGEIARAKFDFDVVGHYARPEVLSLTVKTESKLPVSFTSAAEKNSAAKSDGISRT